The following coding sequences are from one Dromaius novaehollandiae isolate bDroNov1 chromosome 22, bDroNov1.hap1, whole genome shotgun sequence window:
- the DDX42 gene encoding ATP-dependent RNA helicase DDX42 isoform X1 yields the protein MNWNKGGPGTKRGFGFGGFAITPGKKEEPKLSQQSHSAFGTAGSSAAFAKSGPPQLPSFYKIGSKRANFDEENAYFEDEEEDSSNVDLPYIPAENSPTRQQFHSKSADSDSDDDPLEAFMAEVEDQAARDMKRLEDKDKEKKNVKGIRDDIEEEDDQEAYFRYMAENPTAGVVQEEEEDNLEYDSDGNPIAPSKKIIDPLPPIDHSEIEYPPFEKNFYDEHEEITSLTPQQVVELRHKLNLRVSGAAPPRPGSSFAHFGFDEQLMHQIRKSEYTQPTPIQCQGVPVALSGRDMIGIAKTGSGKTAAFIWPMLIHIMDQKELEPGDGPIAVIVCPTRELCQQIHSECKRFGKAYNLRSVAVYGGGSMWEQAKALQEGAEIVVCTPGRLIDHVKKKATNLQRVTYLVFDEADRMFDMGFEYQVRSIASHVRPDRQTLLFSATFRKKIEKLARDILIDPIRVVQGDIGEANEDVTQIVEIFPSGPSKWNWLTRRLVEFTSSGSVLLFVTKKANAEELANNLKQEDHNLGLLHGDMDQSERNKVISEFKKKGIPILVATDVAARGLDIPSIKTVINYDVARDIDTHTHRIGRTGRAGEKGVAYTLLTPKDSNFAGDLVRNLEGANQHVSKELLDLAMQNPWFRKSRFKGGKGKKLNIGGGGLGYRERPGLGSESSDRGNNSSVMSNYEAYKPSSGAMGDRLTAMKAAFQSQYKSHFVAASLNNQKTGSSAAGASGWTSAGSLNSVPTSSAQQSAVNPDSPIAAAAAAKGVPGFTSTGNLSSVPTFPSVGIQSFNSTNASTNSREGIGCSSTGTAGVGGSGGVGGGGGGSGGGAGGGSAGGGSVGGSSGGVRERYNDNRNNRHNDAQRRGEGGGRYNDVQRHGEGGGRHIDGYRHGDNRHGDSHRHGENRHPPDGSGGNRNNGDSRNSSEGRNNENRNGENRKDGNSRDTKTDGFAVPEPPKRKKSRWDS from the exons ATGAATTGGAATAAAGGTGGACCTGGTACTAAGAGAGGCTTTGGTTTTGGTGGATTTGCCATAAcacctggaaagaaagaggaaccTAAGCTCTCTCAACAGTCTCACAGTGCTTTTGGAACAGCTGGTTCTTCAGCCGCATTCGCGAAATCAGGACCTCCACAGCTGCCTTCTTTCTATAAAATTGGGTCAAAGCGAGCAAATTTTGATGAAGAGAATGC atactttgaggatgaagaggaagattCCAGCAATGTCGACCTGCCATACATTCCCGCAGAGAATTCCCCCACTCGCCAGCAGTTTCATTCCAAATCGGCAGACTCTGACAGCGATGATGATCCTCTGGAGGCATTCATGGCTGAAGTGGAG GATCAAGCTGCTCGAGACATGAAGAGACTTGAagataaagacaaggaaaaaaagaatgtaaa GGGTATTCGAGATGACATTGAAGAGGAAGATGACCAA GAAGCTTATTTTCGCTACATGGCTGAAAACCCCACTGCTGGTGTGGtacaagaagaggaagaggataaCCTTGAGTATGACAGTGATGGGAATCCAATTGCACCGTCCAAAAAAATCATTGATCCTCTTCCACCTATTGACCATTCGGAG ATTGAATATCCACCATTTGAGAAAAATTTCTATGATGAGCACGAAGAGATCACCAGTCTCACCCCGCAGCAAGTGGTAGAGTTACGTCATAAGCTAAATCTCCGG GTCTCTGGTGCTGCTCCTCCAAGGCCTGGCAGTAGTTTTGCTCATTTTGGATTTGACGAGCAACTTATGCATCAAATTAGGAAATCTGAGTATACCCAGCCCACTCCTATACAATGTCAG GGTGTTCCAGTTGCACTGAGCGGCAGAGATATGATTGGAATAGCTAAGACTGGAAGTGGAAAAACAGCAGCCTTCATCTGGCCAATGTTGATTCACATCATGGATCAAAAGGAGCTTGAACCAGGGGATGGTCCGATTGCTGTGATCGTGTGCCCGACCAGAGAGCTTTGCCAACAG ATCCATTCTGAATGTAAGCGCTTTGGTAAAGCATATAATCTGCGCTCTGTCGCTGTGTATGGAGGAGGAAGCATGTGGGAGCAAGCCAAAGCTCTCCAGGAGGGGGCAGAGATAGTTGTCTGCACACCA gGTCGTTTGATTGATCATGTGAAAAAGAAAGCTACGAACCTTCAGAGAGTCACTTACCTTGTGTTTGATGAAGCAGACAGAATGTTTGATATGGGTTTTG aaTATCAGGTCAGATCAATCGCAAGCCATGTACGTCCTGACAGACAGA ccCTCTTGTTCAGTGCCACTTTTCGTAAGAAGATTGAGAAATTGGCCCGCGATATTCTCATCGACCCAATTCGAGTTGTGCAGGGAGACATTGGAGAG GCAAATGAAGATGTTACTCAAATTGTGGAGATTTTTCCCTCTGGCCCTAGCAAATGGAACTGGCTGACTCGACGCCTCGTGGAGTTCACATCATCTGGGAGCGTTCTCCTGTTTGTCACcaagaaagcaaatgcagaagaGCTGGCCAATAATCTCAAGCAGGAGGATCATAATCTAGGGCTACTTCATGGTGACATGGATCAGAGTGAGAGGAATAAAGTCATCTCAGAATTTAAGAAAAAGGGGATCCCAATACTGGTAGCAACTGATGTGGCAG CTCGTGGGTTGGACATTCCTTCCATTAAGACTGTGATCAATTACGATGTGGCACGGGACATAGATACGCACACCCACAGAATTGGTCGTACTGGCAGAGCAGGCGAGAAGGGAGTAGCCTACACGCTACTGACTCCTAAAGATAGTAACTTTGCTGGTGATCTTGTCAGAAATTTGGAAGGAGCTAATCAGCATGTTTCCAAAGAGCTGTTGGATCTTGCAATGCAG AACCCGTGGTTCCGGAAATCCCGTttcaaaggaggaaaaggcaagaaGCTGAATATTGGGGGTGGTGGCTTAGGATACCGTGAACGTCCCGGTCTGGGATCAGAAAGTTCT GACCGTGGAAACAACAGCAGTGTGATGAGTAACTATGAGGCATACAAGCCATCCAGCGGGGCAATGGGAGACAGACTTACAGCaatgaaagcagcttttcag TCCCAATATAAGAGCCACTTTGTTGCTGCAAGCCTTAACAATCAAAAGACTGGTAGCTCTGCTGCTGGTGCTAGTGGCTGGACCAGCGCTGGGAGCTTGAATTCAGTACCGACGAGTTCAGCACAGCAAAGTGCTGTAAATCCTGACAGCCCGATTGCTGCCGCCGCAGCAGCAAAGGGTGTTCCAGGTTTCACCAGCACCGGGAATCTGAGTAGCGTTCCCACCTTTCCAAGCGTTGGAATACAGAGCTTCAACAGCACAAATGCCAGCACCAACAGTCGAGAAGGCATCGGTTGCAGCAGCACTGGCACTGCAGGTGTTGGTGGCAGCGGTGGTGTTGGTGGCGGTGGAGGCGGCAGTGGCGGCGGTGCTGgtggtggcagtgctggtggcGGCAGTGTTGGTGGCAGCAGTGGTGGTGTCAGAGAACGATACAACGACAACCGGAATAATCGCCACAACGATGCTCAGCGCCGTGGAGAGGGTGGTGGTCGCTACAATGATGTTCAGCGCCACGGAGAGGGAGGCGGTCGCCATATTGACGGTTACCGCCATGGAGACAACCGACACGGGGACAGCCATCGCCACGGTGAAAACCGGCACCCCCCTGATGGAAGTGGTGGCAATCGCAATAATGGTGATAGCAGGAATAGCAGTGAAGGTAGGAACAACGAGAACAGGAATGGTGAGAACAGGAAGGATGGCAACAGCCGAGACACCAAGACAGATGGTTTTGCTGTCCCTGAGCCCCCAAAACGCAAGAAGAGCCGATGGGACAGTTAA
- the LOC112982797 gene encoding parathyroid hormone/parathyroid hormone-related peptide receptor-like, whose protein sequence is MGASGPAGGIVASLLCCCLLGSVWALVDPDDVLTKEEQIYLLVEAKEKCQKDIKAQLEKVKDTSCLPEWDGIICWPKGSPSQEVSVPCPDYIYDFNHKGHAYRYCSAYGTWEMALSLNKTWANYTECAMLFSSESQSREKEVFDRLHLMYTIGYSISLASLLVAVCILSYFKRLHCTRNYIHVHLFASFICRAASIFVKDMVLYSGSLAGEPERMREDDFKAEMVPAPGQRSHLVGCKVAVTLFLYFLATNHYWILVEGLYLHSLIFMAFLSNDNYLWVLIIIGWGLPAVFVSVWASVRASLADTQCWDLSAGNMKWIYQVPILAAIVVNFFLFLNIVRVLASKLWETNAGKLDPRQQYRKLLKSTLVLMPLFGVHYVVFMAMPYTEVSGVLWQIQMHYEMLFNSFQGFFVAFIYCFCNGEVQAEIKKAHFRRSLALDFKQKARATSTAGSCYCGGLVSHATASVSTSLAGRGAAGTQQRGLPLAARAGLPGYAPGSFASDHFLPCPPREMSQKGCGENTVDLTGLDRGHPGLNKELETML, encoded by the exons ATGGGGGCATCGGGGCCCGCGGGCGGCATCGTGGCgtccctcctctgctgctgcctcctcggCTCCGTCTGGGCTCTG GTTGACCCCGACGACGTCCTCACGAAAGAAGAGCAGATTTATCTTCTGGTGGAAGCGAAGGAGAAATGCCAGAAAGACATTAAAGCCCAGCTGGAGAAAGTCAAAG ATACCAGCTGCCTTCCGGAGTGGGACGGGATCATCTGCTGGCCTAAGGGCTCCCCCAGCCAGGAGGTGTCCGTGCCCTGCCCCGACTACATCTACGACTTCAACCACAAAG GTCATGCCTACAGGTACTGCAGCGCCTACGGGACCTGGGAGATGGCCCTCAGCCTCAACAAGACCTGGGCCAACTATACCGAATGCGCCATGCTCTTCTCCTCCGAGAGCCAGAGCCGTGAGAAG GAGGTGTTTGACCGCCTGCACCTGATGTACACCATCGGCTACTCCATCTCCCTGGCCTCCCTCCTCGTCGCCGTGTGCATCCTCTCGTACTTCAA GCGCCTGCACTGCACACGCAACTACATCCACGTCCACCTCTTTGCCTCCTTCATCTGCCGGGCGGCGAGCATCTTCGTGAAGGACATGGTGCTCTACTCGGGGTCGCTGGCCGGCGAGCCGGAGAGGATGCGGGAGGACGATTTCAAAGCCGAGATGGTCCCCGCGCCGGGACAACGGAGCCACCTG GTCGGCTGCAAGGTGGCGGTGACTCTCTTCCTCTATTTTCTGGCCACCAACCACTACTGGATCCTGGTGGAAGGGCTCTACCTGCACAGCCTGATCTTCATGGCCTTTCTCTCTAATGACAACTACCTGTGGGTCCTCATCATCATCGGCTGGG GTCTCCCCGCCGTGTTCGTGTCTGTCTGGGCCAGCGTCAGGGCCTCCCTGGCGGATACACA ATGCTGGGACCTCAGCGCTGGGAACATGAAGTGGATTTACCAGGTCCCCATCCTGGCCGCCATCGTG GTcaacttcttcctcttcctcaacATCGTGCGGGTGCTGGCCTCCAAGCTCTGGGAGACGAACGCGGGGAAGCTGGACCCCCGGCAGCAGTACCG GAAGCTGCTGAAGTCCACGCTGGTGCTGATGCCGCTTTTCGGAGTGCATTACGTGGTGTTCATGGCGATGCCCTACACTGAGGTCTCCGGGGTCCTGTGGCAAATTCAGATGCATTACGAGATGCTCTTTAATTCCTTCCAG GGTTTCTTTGTGGCTTTTATCTACTGCTTCTGCAACGGGGAG GTGCAGGCGGAGATCAAGAAGGCCCATTTCCGACGAAGCCTGGCGCTGGACTTCAAGCAGAAGGCGCGTGCCACCAGCACGGCGGGGAGCTGTTACTGCGGCGGGCTGGTCTCCCACGCCACCGCCAGCGTCAGCACCAGCCTCGCGGGACGGGGGGCTGCCGGCACGCAGCAGCGTGGGCTGCCGCTCGCGGCCCGCGCCGGCCTGCCGGGCTACGCACCCGGCTCCTTCGCCTCCGACCACTTTTTGCCCTGTCCGCCCCGGGAGATGAGCCAGAAAGGCTGCGGGGAAAACACAGTGGACTTAACAGGTCTGGATCGGGGTCACCCCGGCCTGAACAAGGAGCTGGAGACGATGCTGTGA
- the DDX42 gene encoding ATP-dependent RNA helicase DDX42 isoform X2 — translation MAENPTAGVVQEEEEDNLEYDSDGNPIAPSKKIIDPLPPIDHSEIEYPPFEKNFYDEHEEITSLTPQQVVELRHKLNLRVSGAAPPRPGSSFAHFGFDEQLMHQIRKSEYTQPTPIQCQGVPVALSGRDMIGIAKTGSGKTAAFIWPMLIHIMDQKELEPGDGPIAVIVCPTRELCQQIHSECKRFGKAYNLRSVAVYGGGSMWEQAKALQEGAEIVVCTPGRLIDHVKKKATNLQRVTYLVFDEADRMFDMGFEYQVRSIASHVRPDRQTLLFSATFRKKIEKLARDILIDPIRVVQGDIGEANEDVTQIVEIFPSGPSKWNWLTRRLVEFTSSGSVLLFVTKKANAEELANNLKQEDHNLGLLHGDMDQSERNKVISEFKKKGIPILVATDVAARGLDIPSIKTVINYDVARDIDTHTHRIGRTGRAGEKGVAYTLLTPKDSNFAGDLVRNLEGANQHVSKELLDLAMQNPWFRKSRFKGGKGKKLNIGGGGLGYRERPGLGSESSDRGNNSSVMSNYEAYKPSSGAMGDRLTAMKAAFQSQYKSHFVAASLNNQKTGSSAAGASGWTSAGSLNSVPTSSAQQSAVNPDSPIAAAAAAKGVPGFTSTGNLSSVPTFPSVGIQSFNSTNASTNSREGIGCSSTGTAGVGGSGGVGGGGGGSGGGAGGGSAGGGSVGGSSGGVRERYNDNRNNRHNDAQRRGEGGGRYNDVQRHGEGGGRHIDGYRHGDNRHGDSHRHGENRHPPDGSGGNRNNGDSRNSSEGRNNENRNGENRKDGNSRDTKTDGFAVPEPPKRKKSRWDS, via the exons ATGGCTGAAAACCCCACTGCTGGTGTGGtacaagaagaggaagaggataaCCTTGAGTATGACAGTGATGGGAATCCAATTGCACCGTCCAAAAAAATCATTGATCCTCTTCCACCTATTGACCATTCGGAG ATTGAATATCCACCATTTGAGAAAAATTTCTATGATGAGCACGAAGAGATCACCAGTCTCACCCCGCAGCAAGTGGTAGAGTTACGTCATAAGCTAAATCTCCGG GTCTCTGGTGCTGCTCCTCCAAGGCCTGGCAGTAGTTTTGCTCATTTTGGATTTGACGAGCAACTTATGCATCAAATTAGGAAATCTGAGTATACCCAGCCCACTCCTATACAATGTCAG GGTGTTCCAGTTGCACTGAGCGGCAGAGATATGATTGGAATAGCTAAGACTGGAAGTGGAAAAACAGCAGCCTTCATCTGGCCAATGTTGATTCACATCATGGATCAAAAGGAGCTTGAACCAGGGGATGGTCCGATTGCTGTGATCGTGTGCCCGACCAGAGAGCTTTGCCAACAG ATCCATTCTGAATGTAAGCGCTTTGGTAAAGCATATAATCTGCGCTCTGTCGCTGTGTATGGAGGAGGAAGCATGTGGGAGCAAGCCAAAGCTCTCCAGGAGGGGGCAGAGATAGTTGTCTGCACACCA gGTCGTTTGATTGATCATGTGAAAAAGAAAGCTACGAACCTTCAGAGAGTCACTTACCTTGTGTTTGATGAAGCAGACAGAATGTTTGATATGGGTTTTG aaTATCAGGTCAGATCAATCGCAAGCCATGTACGTCCTGACAGACAGA ccCTCTTGTTCAGTGCCACTTTTCGTAAGAAGATTGAGAAATTGGCCCGCGATATTCTCATCGACCCAATTCGAGTTGTGCAGGGAGACATTGGAGAG GCAAATGAAGATGTTACTCAAATTGTGGAGATTTTTCCCTCTGGCCCTAGCAAATGGAACTGGCTGACTCGACGCCTCGTGGAGTTCACATCATCTGGGAGCGTTCTCCTGTTTGTCACcaagaaagcaaatgcagaagaGCTGGCCAATAATCTCAAGCAGGAGGATCATAATCTAGGGCTACTTCATGGTGACATGGATCAGAGTGAGAGGAATAAAGTCATCTCAGAATTTAAGAAAAAGGGGATCCCAATACTGGTAGCAACTGATGTGGCAG CTCGTGGGTTGGACATTCCTTCCATTAAGACTGTGATCAATTACGATGTGGCACGGGACATAGATACGCACACCCACAGAATTGGTCGTACTGGCAGAGCAGGCGAGAAGGGAGTAGCCTACACGCTACTGACTCCTAAAGATAGTAACTTTGCTGGTGATCTTGTCAGAAATTTGGAAGGAGCTAATCAGCATGTTTCCAAAGAGCTGTTGGATCTTGCAATGCAG AACCCGTGGTTCCGGAAATCCCGTttcaaaggaggaaaaggcaagaaGCTGAATATTGGGGGTGGTGGCTTAGGATACCGTGAACGTCCCGGTCTGGGATCAGAAAGTTCT GACCGTGGAAACAACAGCAGTGTGATGAGTAACTATGAGGCATACAAGCCATCCAGCGGGGCAATGGGAGACAGACTTACAGCaatgaaagcagcttttcag TCCCAATATAAGAGCCACTTTGTTGCTGCAAGCCTTAACAATCAAAAGACTGGTAGCTCTGCTGCTGGTGCTAGTGGCTGGACCAGCGCTGGGAGCTTGAATTCAGTACCGACGAGTTCAGCACAGCAAAGTGCTGTAAATCCTGACAGCCCGATTGCTGCCGCCGCAGCAGCAAAGGGTGTTCCAGGTTTCACCAGCACCGGGAATCTGAGTAGCGTTCCCACCTTTCCAAGCGTTGGAATACAGAGCTTCAACAGCACAAATGCCAGCACCAACAGTCGAGAAGGCATCGGTTGCAGCAGCACTGGCACTGCAGGTGTTGGTGGCAGCGGTGGTGTTGGTGGCGGTGGAGGCGGCAGTGGCGGCGGTGCTGgtggtggcagtgctggtggcGGCAGTGTTGGTGGCAGCAGTGGTGGTGTCAGAGAACGATACAACGACAACCGGAATAATCGCCACAACGATGCTCAGCGCCGTGGAGAGGGTGGTGGTCGCTACAATGATGTTCAGCGCCACGGAGAGGGAGGCGGTCGCCATATTGACGGTTACCGCCATGGAGACAACCGACACGGGGACAGCCATCGCCACGGTGAAAACCGGCACCCCCCTGATGGAAGTGGTGGCAATCGCAATAATGGTGATAGCAGGAATAGCAGTGAAGGTAGGAACAACGAGAACAGGAATGGTGAGAACAGGAAGGATGGCAACAGCCGAGACACCAAGACAGATGGTTTTGCTGTCCCTGAGCCCCCAAAACGCAAGAAGAGCCGATGGGACAGTTAA